AAGCCTAAGGTATCGTAAGATGCTAAAAAAAGACTTGGTGATTCACCTTCAGCCTTCAACTCAAATCCATCGCCTTCCTTGTCTAGGTATAGGCTTTTATAAAATTCACCTAAAACAACAATGTTGCCATTTGCATCCTGGCAAACTCCGGTTGCTTTGTGATCAGCATAAAAATCATAGTCTTCAAATTCCCTTGCCCAAGCGTAAGATCCATCCGAATTATATCGGATAAGAACATTGTTTTCCACCTCGGTTAAAGGTGTTGCCTTGCCAGTTGGATCGGGATTCAAAGACCCTTCCCCATATCTCACATCCAATAAAACATACAACTCATTGTTCGAGCCGACAGTAATATCGTATAGCTGTTCATCAGATCCTCCACCATATGCAAAACCCCACTGTATATCGAGTTGTGGACTAAACTTGGCAAAGTAAAATTGATTGGGGTTTACAGTTACTGTATTTGCCGATGGATCAAGGTCAAAATTTTTAATTAACTGTTTCGCCGCTAGCAACAAATTCCCTTCCCTATCAAAAGCGAAATTTTCGGGCCAGACAGGCCCCTCATGAAAATGTGAGTTTATAAAATTACCGTCCGCATCAATGTACATGGTGAAAATACCTTCACCCCTATCGGGTACATATTTAGCTCCCTCGGTAGGGTCGATATCGATTGGAGATCCATAGGTAGCATAATATCCAGCAATTTGATGGATACCATCTTCATTTTGGTCCAATAACTGAAACCTGATAGTACCACTTCCCGGAATTTTCTCCTTTACGACCCATTTAATCTTTCCGTCTAAGGATAGGTTAGCCACAAACCAGCTTTGGTGAATGTGAACGGTATCGGATCCAGCTCCCAGGATTAAGGGTGTATCATATCCACCAAAACCATATAGAAAAATTCCATTCTCATTTACCAAGCCCATCCTTATATTCCAGAAGGTATTAGCCACCCCGAAAGCCTTATCAAAGGATCCATCGGCATTATAAACCGCAATGTTTAAAGGAATGCTATCTATTAAAACCGTATCGCTAGAAGGATCCAGGTCAACCTCTCCTCCCTCCCAGTCCATCAATACATAAGCCTTCTGGTTATGCACCTTTAAGCCTAAAACTTCAGAATTGATACTATGCCAACCGTATCCCCCAAAGACCTTTGCATAATTAAATGTGTCAAATCCATTAAACCTAGCAAGTAAAACTTCGCTGCTTAATCCTAAGGAATCTGGATCAACCTCAACCAGAACAGTTTCTTGCTTATCCACTAATACATCATTAGAGATATTAGCCGTAAGGGCTAAATTCCCCTTTCCATCTATATGCACAAGTGGATCAAAACTCCATGAATAAGCACTTATAAAGTGCCCATTACTGGTGTATTGCGCAATAAAAGCATCCCATCTTTCAGCGGGACCTTCGATTAAGGATATATTGGGAGAGGGATCCAAATCGGTATCCTCCTCTGCAAGTTCCCCTCTAAGGATGGGGCGGTTTCTTTCCCTGTCTATATGCAGGGATACTTCGGAAACATCCTTAAAACTACTAGCCCATGCAAACCCCTTATCCGGCCCATATTTGGCCAAAAACAATCGCCCACTGGTAGGGGCTGTTAATGTTGAATCTCCAACTCCAGGGTCGAAATCCGTTGCTCCTCTGTATATGCCCTTTACATATATGCTATCCTTACTGTCTATGACCAATTCTTGATCAATTTCAGGATATGCACTACCCAAACCAAAGGACCAAATGTGATTTAAGTTCTTATCGTACTTCCCAACAAAAACATCGTTGGAACCCTTTGATTGGACGCCATAAAACTCACTGGTTATATCTGGCCTACAGGTCCCTTGAAATGACCCCAAGACATATAAGTTTCCCTGGCTGTCACTTTCTACATTTAGAACATTTAATGTATTACTTGAAATGTTTTCAGAGACAATCTGCTTAGTGAGAATTGAATCGCCATTTTGGTCGTACAAAGCTAAAAACACAGAATGTTTTCTGGTTTTATAAGCCATAACAAATGTGCTATCCTCGTATAATCCATATACAGGATAGTATTCTTTTGAAGGATAATCTGGTTTGAAAGGCAAATCCCATAGGTACTTTCCTGTTGAATCTATCTTTACAAGATGGAAATCCTCGGTTAACAAAATAGTATCCGAACCAATTTGGGAGAAACCATCTTTTATTTTGTTAAGACGCTTAAGAACAAAGTACAATGCCCCCAATGAATCTGTAAATGCTGCAGTTGGCGGACCAACCCCCGACTCACTATTAACAACAATTGCCCAGTCTAAATCTCCATTTTCATGAAACTTTGATATAAACATGGATTCCCCACTGGAACTAATCGTGGGACTATAAAGCTCGTAGGCACTTGAATCTGGATCCGCATCGAAGAACCCATCAAATTCCCCTAGGATAAATGTATTTCCGTAGTTATCAGAGGTAAGAATAGAAGAGGAATGATATCCTGATTTCTTTATCCCATCAAATGGGACAAACGACTTTAAATCAATGGTCTGAGCTCGAGTAACAACAGCAAAAAAAACAAATATTGCAGGAAGTAAAGCTCTGCTAATTGCAGAAAAGTTGAAGGTCATCGGTTGGTGTAAAAGTTTCAAAATTAGGGAATTCCTTCAACCGTATTACGCAAGGCTTGGGTGAAGCTAAAAGTCAATTTTTAAATTACAACACCGGCTGCAACCAACGTTCCAAAGTTGCTACATCCATTCCCTTTCTTTCTGCAAGGTTCTCAAGCTGGTCTTTTTCTATTTTTCTAATTCCAAAGTATCGGCTTTCAGGATGCGCAAAATACCACCCCGAAACCGATGCAGCAGGAGTCATGGCTAGGCTTTCTGTTAAGTCGACACCAATATTCTCCTTAGCCTTTAGCAGTTTAAACAGCTTGGGTTTTTCGGTGTGATCTGGACAGGCAGGATAGCCTGGGGCAGGTCTTATACCACGGTACTTTTCTTTTATCAAGGCCTCATTGTCTAAAGCCTCATTTGGAGCGTAACCCCAATATTCGCGTCTTACTTTTTGATGAAGCAACTCTGCAAAGGCCTCAGCCAAACGATCGGCAAGGGCTTTGATCATAATGGAACTGTAATCATCGTGATCCTTTTTAAAAGCCTCTGCTTTTTCATCACAACCAAATCCAGTAGTTACTACAAAGGCCCCACAATAATCCTTTTTACCACTTTCTTTTGGAGCAACAAAATCGGCCAAACTGTAATTAGGCTGCCCTGCAACCTTCTTTATCTGTTGACGCATTTGATTAAATGTGCAGGCAACCCCTCCATCTTCATCATAAATTTCAACATCATCTTTATTGCTATTAGCTGGGAAAATTCCAAAAACTGCTTTGGCTTCCAACCACTTTTCCTCTACAATCTGCTTCAACATTTGTTGTGCATCTGCGTAGAGTTTTTTGGCCTCAACCCCTACAACTTCATCCTCCAAAATATTGGGGAATCTACCGGCCAACTCCCATGTTTGGAAAAATGGAGTCCAGTCTATAAAGGGCAGTAATTCATTTAAATCTTGCTGCTGGATCACCTGTATTCCATTTACCGATGGAGTTTCAGCTTTAAAATTGGTCCAATCAATATCCACTTTATTAGCTTGAGCTTCTTCAAGTGAAATAAGCTTTTCCTTTTTCTTCTTTGCATGATGATAAGCTCTCAACTTCTCGTATTCCTCGGCGATATCATCTTTAAATTTCTTAGCGTCTGAGCCCAACAATTTTGAAGCTGTGGTTACTGCTCTCGAGGCATCTAAAACATGAACTACCCGATTAATGGAATATTCTGGAGCCACTTTTACAGCCGTATGAACCCTTGAGGTTGTTGCACCTCCAATAAGCAAGGGAATATTTAGGCCCCTACGTTCCATTTCTTTGGCAACGAAAACCATTTCATCTAAGGAAGGAGTAATTAATCCAGATAAACCGATGGCGTCCACTTGTTGCTTTTCGGCTTCGTCGAGGATTTTTTCTGCCGGCACCATTACCCCTAAATCCACTACATCGAAATTATTGCATGCTAGCACTACACTAACAATGTTTTTTCCAATATCGTGGACATCCCCTTTTACGGTGGCCATCAGAATTTTTCCTTTGGCTTTTTTACTATCTGGGTTGGGATTGTTCTTCTTTTCTTCCTCTAAATACGGCAGTAAGTAGGCCACGGCCTTCTTCATTACGCGCGCAGATTTCACAACCTGAGGGAGAAACATTTTTCCAGATCCAAACAAATCTCCTACCACATTCATTCCGTCCATTAAAGGACCTTCAATTACCTGAAGCGAGGTCGGGAATTGCTGTCTTGCTGTTTCGGTATCTTCCTCAATAAATTCTAGAATCCCCTTTACCAGGGCATGCTCCAAACGCTTTTCTACGGGCGCCTCTCTCCAAGACAAATCCACCTTACGTTCCTTCTGAGGACCATCCTTTAATTCTTCCGCCATTTCAAGCAGGCGTTCTTCGGCCTTGGGATCTCGGTTTAAAAGCACATCCTCCACACAGTTCAGCAGATCCTTAGGAATATCCTCGTACACTTCAAGCATAGAAGGGTTTACAATCCCCATGGTCATACCCGCCTTTATTCCATGGTATAAAAATGCGGAGTGTATCGCTTCTCTAACCGTATTGTTTCCTCTAAATGAAAACGATACGTTACTTACCCCACCGCTAACATGTGCATGAGGAAGGTTATTTCTGATCCACTTGGTAGCCCTAAAAAAATCTAGTGCGTTATTCCTATGCTCCTCCATCCCAGTTGCTACTGGGAAAATGTTAGGGTCGAAAATAATCTCTTGAGGAGGGAATTTAACTACCTGGGTTAATATGTCGTAGGAGCGTTTACAGATTTCTATTCGTCGCTCGTAGCTATCTGCCTGACCCTCTTCGTCGAAAGCCATTACCACTACCGCAGCGCCAAAACGCTTTATATATTTTGCTTGTTCTATAAAGGTCTTTTCACCTTCTTTGAGTGAAATGGAGTTCACAACGGCCTTACCCTGAACACATTTTAATCCTGCTCTGATGATTTCCCATCGAGAGGAATCTATCATAATAGGAATTCGGGCGATATCTGGTTCAGCAGCGATAAGGTTTAGGAACTTTACCATTGCTTCTACCCCATCAATCATACCCTCATCCATATTCACATCGAGGATTTGGGCTCCGCCTTCAACTTGATCCCGAGCGATTTCTAAGGCCTCATCAAATTTTTCTTCTTTAATAAGGCGTAAAAATTTACGTGAACCAGTTACGTTGGTGCGCTCACCAACATTTACAAAATTGCTTTCTGAGGTTACATATAGGGGTTCTAATCCCGCTAATTGTAGGTAGGTAGTCATTATAATACAGTACTTAAAGCTGGGGAAGCCATTTTTCTGGGTTCGTATTTTGCCGCCAATTCCGCGATGGCCTGAATATGGTCTGGCGTGGTTCCGCAACAACCGCCAATAATATTGATAAGACCTAGGTCTAAAAACTCTTTGATTTGTTTAGCCATAAACTCTGGAGTTTCATCGTAAGCCCCAAATTCATTTGGCAACCCTGCATTGGGGTGAGCGGATATATAAAAGGGTGCATTTTTAGCCAATACCTGGATATACTGTCTTAATTGGCTAGCCCCTAAAGCACAATTTAAGCCCACTGAAAAAAGTGGGAAATGGGATATAGAGATTAAAAAAGCTTCTGCCGTTTGGCCAGATAAAGTTCGCCCACTAGCATCGGTTATCGTTCCTGAAACCATAACGGGAATTTCGCTTCCCATCTCTGTAAAAGCCTCTTCAATTCCGAATAGAGCAGCCTTTGCATTCAACGTATCAAAAACAGTTTCCACCAAAAGCAGGTCAACTCCCCCCTTCATAAGTCCAACCGCCTGTTGACGGTAAGCTTCGGCTAGGGTATCAAAATCTATTGCACGGTATCCAGGGTCGTTCACATTCGGAGAAATAGATGCCGTTTTGTTGGTCGGGCCCATTGATCCAGCAACATACCTAGGCTTGTCTGGTGTTAAGGCAGTGTATTTATCTGCCGCCGCTTTTGCAATTTGGGCACTTTTAATATTGATTTCATCAACCAAATGCTCACAAGAGTAATCCTCCTGAGCTATGGTAGTACCACTAAAAGTGTTGGTTTCTAATATATCGGCACCAGCCGCAAGGTATTCTTCGTGAATTGCTGCGAGGATTTCAGGTCGAGACAACCCAATTAAATCATTATTACCCTTTAATGATTTTTCATGATGCTTTAACTCGGGAGTTCTAAAATCCTCTTCCTCTAATTTATAGCGCTGAATCATGGTACCCATCGCACCGTCTAGCACTAAAATTCGCTGTTTTATAGCCTCTGTAACTTTCATTCTACTTTAAAATTTGGGCATAAAAAAACCCTGTTAACATAAGTCAACAGGGTTTGAATATTTTAGGAGGTTAAAATCAAAACTGTCAACTTATCTGTTTTCCGGTATTTCCGGAAACTGGAATTGGCACCTTCGGGTACGCAGCTGCGTACTTCGGGTTGCCAAGGCTTCATAGGGCCAGTCCCTCTGCCTTTCTTGATAAGTACTAATTAAAGAACTGGGACAAAGATGGGTAAAAAATCAATGCAATTGAGATAGCGCATCTTCGACTTCCATTTTCAGGGATTTTCTTTCTAATATGCTTGGAGGAGCTAACCGATCTTCACAATCCATAGCACAGTTTTCGCAAAGCACATTCACTTGCTTTTTAGCCAATTTAGGGTCGGATAACCAACGCACTTTACGCTTTAGTTTGGCATTAAGATAAATACCCAAACAAGTACTGGTAGCTAATCCTGTGGCCTCGCTAATTTTTCGCCCCATGGATATTACCAAGTAGCAATCGCCATTTTCCACGAATTCAGAAATTTGGCCGTGTGCACTAAATTGTTCTCCCCCCTCATTACCAACAACTTCTTTTAAAGTTTTTAATGCCGACCAGCGCGCACAATAATGTGCTCCCAATTTGGTGGCATGAGGTAAATGCTTTCTATTTAGATGGAGTTCGCGTTCTAAATGCGGAAGTTCCTCTTCTGGTTTTTGATTAAACTTTAAGAAGAAAAGTACATCCAAACCAAATGACTGCGGCAAAATATTGGTCAGCCGGTGAAACAAGGTTTCAGGAGTACACTTCCATTTATCACTAAGCTTCTTTAAATGGCTGGCGTCAAATGTTTCTTGGTCAAACCATAGCCCCAAATCTTTTTCTACCTCCTTTTTCGGCAGCAACAAAGCACCGGCAAAGTATGAAGCCTGTAGGTTTATTAAAATTTGCTGAAAGCTCTTAATTCTTGGCTTCCCGAGTATGGTGTTAACGCGGATGGTCTTTTCTAAATCAAGAACATTAAACCCAAGTTCTTTTGCCAATAAAAATATTTGCTGGGAGGCAGATAATTCTGGTTCTATAAAAAGCTTAGGACCCGATTCCTGTGTGTAATAAGATTTTACCCCTTTCAACAAATCATTACTGCCAAGGGTAGACTTGTCGATTTGGTATGAAAATAAATTGGCTAACAGACGCTCCAATTGCTTATCCGCATCTTTTACAAAGGGATTGAAGTTATGCTGAGCCGCAAATTTCTGGGCTTTTTGTTCTATATCGGGGAAGTAGTTATTGGCAATTTCCTGATAACTGCGCAAGGCTGCTGTATACACCTCACTTTCAGAAATGTTATAATGCCTGGCAATTTCCATAAAAGCACCCAAAAAAGAGGAAGCCTGTGCCGGACTTTTCGACAAGAGCTCCACTATTTGAGTGGTATCTATACCAAACAGACTAAAGGGAATTTGATCGAAAATTTTGGAAGACATCAAGTCACCGAGTGGCGCAAGGTCTTGTTTTAGTTTGGTGGATACCAATTCATCGTATTCCACCTCCAGGGCTTGGGCAAGAGTTATAATCTTCTCGGCCTTCGGATATTTTTTACCCTTCTCAATTTCATTCAAGTAGGAAGCCGACAAACCTGCTTTTTTAGATAAAGCACTTAAGCTAAGCCCTAAACGAGCACGTTCCTGGGCCACTTTTAGCCCAAAAATCAATCTGATTTTATCCTCCGAAGTCGTTCCCATTGCGTCGAAATGCAAACATAGGCAATGCATCTTAGATTTTCAGCTAATTATTATCATTCAGCGAATTGATTTTATTTAGCGAATATTCGCTTGCAAAGATGATTCGCTTTCTGCATATTTGTGTAAATCATTCTAACTATGGATACTACAACCCTAGCCATTAAAGTAAAAGAGACCGTAAATGCACGGCAAGAAGAAATTTTATCTCCCTCTGCTTTAGAGTTTTTAAATGCCCTTCAACAGAAATTCAACCAAAGAAGAATCGATCTTCTAGACTTGCGAAAAGTTCGCAATTTGGAATTCAATAAAGGGTTAACCCCAACCTTTTTACCCGAAACCAAGGGCATTAGAGCAAGCGATTGGAAAGTAGCACCGCTGCCCCAAGACCTTCTCGATCGCAGAGTAGAAATCACGGGACCTGTAGATAGAAAGATGATTATAAACGCCCTCAATTCGGGAGCCAAATGTTTCATGGCCGACTTTGAGGACAGCACCTCACCTACTTGGAAAAACATTGTTGAAGGCCAAATAAATCTGTATGATGCCATCAGACGTCAGATAGACTTTACCGCTTCAAACGGAAAAGAATACAAGCTTTCTGAAAAACCAGCCACCCTTTTGGTGCGCCCAAGAGGATGGCACTTAGAAGAAAAAAACCTGTTAGACGAACAGGGAAATCGTTTTTCTGCTTCGCTAGTTGATTTCGGTTTGTACTTTTTCCACAACGCTAAACAGCTGATTGAAAACGGAAGCGGACCATATTTCTATTTACCCAAATTAGAAAGCCACAAAGAGGCCGCGCTTTGGAATTCGGTTTTTGTATTCGCACAAGATTATTTGGGTATACCTCAGGGTACAATTAAAGCTACGGTGCTTATCGAAACGCTTCCAGCCGCATTTGAAATGGACGAAATTCTATATGAACTGCGCGAACATTCAGCCGGTTTAAATTGCGGAAGATGGGACTACATTTTCTCCTTTATTAAGTGCTTTAGATCGCTACCAGAAATGGTGCTTCCAAATCGTGACCTAGTGGGAATGACTGCTCCCTTTATGGATGCATACAGCAAACTAGCAGTTAAAACCTGTCACAAAAGAGGGGTACATGCCATGGGCGGCATGTCGGCTTTTATTCCAGTAAAGAACGATGAAGCTGCCAATACCAATGCCCTTGAAAAAGTTAGAAACGATAAAACCAGAGAAGTATTAAATGGCCACGATGGTTCCTGGGTTGCTCACCCTGCTTTGGTTGTGCCAGTATTAGAAATTTTCGATCAATTCATGCCCGCCCCAAACCAAATTGGGAAGCAAATTGACCAAGAAATAAGCGCCGAAGATTTATTACGCCTTCCCGAAGGTGAAATTACCGAAGAAGGGGTAAGAAAGAATTTAAACGTAGGCCTATTATATGTTGAATCCTGGCTAAGAGGAAGAGGTGCAGCAGCACTATACAACCTAATGGAAGATGCCGCAACCGCAGAGATTTCCAGAGCCCAGCTTTGGCAGTGGCGCAAACACCAGGTAAAACTTGCCGATGGAAGAAAATTAACCAAAGAACTTATGGATAAACTCTTTTACGAAGAGCAAATCCATACGAGAAACCAGCTAAACACCATCCTACCCCACCGTTTAGAGAATGCTGCCCTCCTTTTTAGAGACCTCATTTTCAAAGAACAGTTTCAAGATTTCCTAACCCTAGATGCATACGAACTTATTTAATAACCTAAAATCTCCCAGCTATGTCAGCAGTAAGTAAAAAAGTGGCCCTAGCCGCACAATTAAGAAACCAATGGATGCAATTAGACCGTTGGAAAGGAATTAGAAGACCTTATCAAGCCGAAGAAGTTATAGATCTACAGGGATCTATAGTTCCTGAATGTACCCTAGCCAAAAATGGAGCCCAAAAGTTTTGGCAAATGTTAAACAACGGTGAAACCGTAAACGGATTGGGCGCTTTAAGCGGCAACCAAGCCGTGCAAGAAGTTCAAGCTGGATTAAATGCAATTTACTGTTCCGGTTGGCAGGTAGCTGGAGATGGCAATACAAGTGGAAATATGTATCCAGACCAGAGTTTATACCCGGTAGACTCTGTGCCTAAAATGGTAAAAAGAATTAACGCCGCCTTACAACGTACCGACCAAATTCATTGGATGGAAGGCAATACAGATATCGATTGGATGGTTCCAGTAATTGCCGATGCCGAAGCTGGATTTGGAGGAAACCTAAACGCATTTGAACTTACCAAAGCTCTTATTGAAGCAGGTGCAGCTGGTATTCACTTCGAAGACCAACTTTCTTCTGCTAAAAAATGCGGCCACCTTGGAGGGAAAGTATTAGTATCCACTAGAGAAGCTGTTAACAAATTAGTTTCAGCTCGATTAGCAGCTGATGTGTTAGGGGTGCCTACCCTAATTATCGCCAGAACCGATGCAAATGCCGCAGGACTGTTAACCTCGGATATCGACGACAACGACAAAGAATTTATTATACCCGGAGAAAGAACCGTTGAAGGTTTCTTCAAAGTAAGAGCCGGTTTAGACCAGGCAATTAGTAGAGGTTTAGCATACGCCCCATACGCCGATTTAATTTGGTGTGAAACATCGAAACCAGATCTAGAGGAAGCAAGAAGGTTTGCTGAAGCAATACACGCTAAGTACCCTGGTAAATTACTTGCATACAACTGCTCACCTTCATTCAACTGGAAACAAAATCTGGATGATAAAACCATGAAGGTATTCCGCGAAGAACTTGCAGCAATGGGTTACAAATTCCAATTCATTACCCTAGCAGGATGGCATGTGCTTAACCACAGCATGTTTAACCTAGCAAAAGCATACAAACAAGACGGAATGTACGCTTATAGTCAACTTCAGCAAGCAGAATTTGCTAATGAGGAGGCTGGATACCGCGCTACTAAACATCAAGCTTTCGTTGGAACTGGTTATTTCGACCGTGTACAAAACACGATTACCAAAGGCAAAAGCTCTACTACCGCCCTAAAGGGATCGACCGAAGCAGAACAATTTTAAAATAAAGACATAAGTTCAGCCGAAGCCAGCAGCGCACTGTTTAACATGCATTGCTGGCTTTTTTATTTTGTAATATCTCCTCTAGCCTTATTTTTAAAGACCGAGGAACATTTTAGGCAACTAAAAACTTTCAGTGTGATAAAATATGCATTCTCCAGTACCCTTTGGAAAAGTTCTGAAGCAGGAGCTTGGTATTTTGTAAGTCTGCCCGATGAGCTCTCCAAGGAAATCAGGACGCACTCCCAATGGATGGAAGAAGGTTGGGGCCGTCTAAAAGCAGAAGCTAG
The sequence above is a segment of the Luteibaculum oceani genome. Coding sequences within it:
- a CDS encoding T9SS type A sorting domain-containing protein, producing MTFNFSAISRALLPAIFVFFAVVTRAQTIDLKSFVPFDGIKKSGYHSSSILTSDNYGNTFILGEFDGFFDADPDSSAYELYSPTISSSGESMFISKFHENGDLDWAIVVNSESGVGPPTAAFTDSLGALYFVLKRLNKIKDGFSQIGSDTILLTEDFHLVKIDSTGKYLWDLPFKPDYPSKEYYPVYGLYEDSTFVMAYKTRKHSVFLALYDQNGDSILTKQIVSENISSNTLNVLNVESDSQGNLYVLGSFQGTCRPDITSEFYGVQSKGSNDVFVGKYDKNLNHIWSFGLGSAYPEIDQELVIDSKDSIYVKGIYRGATDFDPGVGDSTLTAPTSGRLFLAKYGPDKGFAWASSFKDVSEVSLHIDRERNRPILRGELAEEDTDLDPSPNISLIEGPAERWDAFIAQYTSNGHFISAYSWSFDPLVHIDGKGNLALTANISNDVLVDKQETVLVEVDPDSLGLSSEVLLARFNGFDTFNYAKVFGGYGWHSINSEVLGLKVHNQKAYVLMDWEGGEVDLDPSSDTVLIDSIPLNIAVYNADGSFDKAFGVANTFWNIRMGLVNENGIFLYGFGGYDTPLILGAGSDTVHIHQSWFVANLSLDGKIKWVVKEKIPGSGTIRFQLLDQNEDGIHQIAGYYATYGSPIDIDPTEGAKYVPDRGEGIFTMYIDADGNFINSHFHEGPVWPENFAFDREGNLLLAAKQLIKNFDLDPSANTVTVNPNQFYFAKFSPQLDIQWGFAYGGGSDEQLYDITVGSNNELYVLLDVRYGEGSLNPDPTGKATPLTEVENNVLIRYNSDGSYAWAREFEDYDFYADHKATGVCQDANGNIVVLGEFYKSLYLDKEGDGFELKAEGESPSLFLASYDTLGLFLGAKSIGGWGYQTTTSTNEGLIEVNTSGGFWIAGDFYDFINPDPEKLTTPFVLNTHSYADFIANYNFIPCSISEQELTDTLFISCQTTDSAQVKMEGSELGVNYFLRGATGEILSGPIKGTGSPIDFNLFGLEDEGRILYVSAKSETCVKVFSDKIILKKDVIPVQVDSIVSCFSYVWPVNGETYDSTGIYTLEYTNRWGCDSIHVLNLEVRFPEFDVEIVEKGFEISPQNAAFQWLDCNDNYSEIPGENSEFFYPTKSGDYAVRIVKNSCADTLGCYRFVYTDLFENQREFSDLKVIPNPSDGEFQISYAGTEAAQFVVLDGAGKKIEIANLKRSKGTIAFSMRSAKPGIYFGHLITETGSGIVKLIKK
- the metH gene encoding methionine synthase; amino-acid sequence: MTTYLQLAGLEPLYVTSESNFVNVGERTNVTGSRKFLRLIKEEKFDEALEIARDQVEGGAQILDVNMDEGMIDGVEAMVKFLNLIAAEPDIARIPIMIDSSRWEIIRAGLKCVQGKAVVNSISLKEGEKTFIEQAKYIKRFGAAVVVMAFDEEGQADSYERRIEICKRSYDILTQVVKFPPQEIIFDPNIFPVATGMEEHRNNALDFFRATKWIRNNLPHAHVSGGVSNVSFSFRGNNTVREAIHSAFLYHGIKAGMTMGIVNPSMLEVYEDIPKDLLNCVEDVLLNRDPKAEERLLEMAEELKDGPQKERKVDLSWREAPVEKRLEHALVKGILEFIEEDTETARQQFPTSLQVIEGPLMDGMNVVGDLFGSGKMFLPQVVKSARVMKKAVAYLLPYLEEEKKNNPNPDSKKAKGKILMATVKGDVHDIGKNIVSVVLACNNFDVVDLGVMVPAEKILDEAEKQQVDAIGLSGLITPSLDEMVFVAKEMERRGLNIPLLIGGATTSRVHTAVKVAPEYSINRVVHVLDASRAVTTASKLLGSDAKKFKDDIAEEYEKLRAYHHAKKKKEKLISLEEAQANKVDIDWTNFKAETPSVNGIQVIQQQDLNELLPFIDWTPFFQTWELAGRFPNILEDEVVGVEAKKLYADAQQMLKQIVEEKWLEAKAVFGIFPANSNKDDVEIYDEDGGVACTFNQMRQQIKKVAGQPNYSLADFVAPKESGKKDYCGAFVVTTGFGCDEKAEAFKKDHDDYSSIMIKALADRLAEAFAELLHQKVRREYWGYAPNEALDNEALIKEKYRGIRPAPGYPACPDHTEKPKLFKLLKAKENIGVDLTESLAMTPAASVSGWYFAHPESRYFGIRKIEKDQLENLAERKGMDVATLERWLQPVL
- a CDS encoding homocysteine S-methyltransferase family protein, encoding MKVTEAIKQRILVLDGAMGTMIQRYKLEEEDFRTPELKHHEKSLKGNNDLIGLSRPEILAAIHEEYLAAGADILETNTFSGTTIAQEDYSCEHLVDEINIKSAQIAKAAADKYTALTPDKPRYVAGSMGPTNKTASISPNVNDPGYRAIDFDTLAEAYRQQAVGLMKGGVDLLLVETVFDTLNAKAALFGIEEAFTEMGSEIPVMVSGTITDASGRTLSGQTAEAFLISISHFPLFSVGLNCALGASQLRQYIQVLAKNAPFYISAHPNAGLPNEFGAYDETPEFMAKQIKEFLDLGLINIIGGCCGTTPDHIQAIAELAAKYEPRKMASPALSTVL
- a CDS encoding helix-turn-helix transcriptional regulator — protein: MGTTSEDKIRLIFGLKVAQERARLGLSLSALSKKAGLSASYLNEIEKGKKYPKAEKIITLAQALEVEYDELVSTKLKQDLAPLGDLMSSKIFDQIPFSLFGIDTTQIVELLSKSPAQASSFLGAFMEIARHYNISESEVYTAALRSYQEIANNYFPDIEQKAQKFAAQHNFNPFVKDADKQLERLLANLFSYQIDKSTLGSNDLLKGVKSYYTQESGPKLFIEPELSASQQIFLLAKELGFNVLDLEKTIRVNTILGKPRIKSFQQILINLQASYFAGALLLPKKEVEKDLGLWFDQETFDASHLKKLSDKWKCTPETLFHRLTNILPQSFGLDVLFFLKFNQKPEEELPHLERELHLNRKHLPHATKLGAHYCARWSALKTLKEVVGNEGGEQFSAHGQISEFVENGDCYLVISMGRKISEATGLATSTCLGIYLNAKLKRKVRWLSDPKLAKKQVNVLCENCAMDCEDRLAPPSILERKSLKMEVEDALSQLH
- the aceB gene encoding malate synthase A; translation: MDTTTLAIKVKETVNARQEEILSPSALEFLNALQQKFNQRRIDLLDLRKVRNLEFNKGLTPTFLPETKGIRASDWKVAPLPQDLLDRRVEITGPVDRKMIINALNSGAKCFMADFEDSTSPTWKNIVEGQINLYDAIRRQIDFTASNGKEYKLSEKPATLLVRPRGWHLEEKNLLDEQGNRFSASLVDFGLYFFHNAKQLIENGSGPYFYLPKLESHKEAALWNSVFVFAQDYLGIPQGTIKATVLIETLPAAFEMDEILYELREHSAGLNCGRWDYIFSFIKCFRSLPEMVLPNRDLVGMTAPFMDAYSKLAVKTCHKRGVHAMGGMSAFIPVKNDEAANTNALEKVRNDKTREVLNGHDGSWVAHPALVVPVLEIFDQFMPAPNQIGKQIDQEISAEDLLRLPEGEITEEGVRKNLNVGLLYVESWLRGRGAAALYNLMEDAATAEISRAQLWQWRKHQVKLADGRKLTKELMDKLFYEEQIHTRNQLNTILPHRLENAALLFRDLIFKEQFQDFLTLDAYELI
- the aceA gene encoding isocitrate lyase — protein: MSAVSKKVALAAQLRNQWMQLDRWKGIRRPYQAEEVIDLQGSIVPECTLAKNGAQKFWQMLNNGETVNGLGALSGNQAVQEVQAGLNAIYCSGWQVAGDGNTSGNMYPDQSLYPVDSVPKMVKRINAALQRTDQIHWMEGNTDIDWMVPVIADAEAGFGGNLNAFELTKALIEAGAAGIHFEDQLSSAKKCGHLGGKVLVSTREAVNKLVSARLAADVLGVPTLIIARTDANAAGLLTSDIDDNDKEFIIPGERTVEGFFKVRAGLDQAISRGLAYAPYADLIWCETSKPDLEEARRFAEAIHAKYPGKLLAYNCSPSFNWKQNLDDKTMKVFREELAAMGYKFQFITLAGWHVLNHSMFNLAKAYKQDGMYAYSQLQQAEFANEEAGYRATKHQAFVGTGYFDRVQNTITKGKSSTTALKGSTEAEQF
- a CDS encoding DUF1905 domain-containing protein, with the translated sequence MIKYAFSSTLWKSSEAGAWYFVSLPDELSKEIRTHSQWMEEGWGRLKAEASIKDVKWSTAIWFDSKKNTYLLPIKAEIRKKLNLTDGVHLDIELNL